A window of Piliocolobus tephrosceles isolate RC106 chromosome 13, ASM277652v3, whole genome shotgun sequence contains these coding sequences:
- the MS4A12 gene encoding membrane-spanning 4-domains subfamily A member 12 isoform X1 gives MVSSEPTSHAGVYETTPNPYYPPSSFMAPGSQQPPGSINLKNQAQGAQSAQLYFITSPGTSAVSQLGQRNIQMRNPSVGTAVINFKEEAKALGVIQIMVGLMHLGFGIILCLIVFPYGKVFRVASTAVISGYPFWGGLSFIISGSLTVSASKELSSCLVKGSVGMNIVSSIFAFLGVILLVVDTCIHGLYPADYWAILSGKGISGMLIIFSLLEVCTACATAYFANQANTTINMPVLVIPNMYENNPVTPASSSAPPRCNNYSNECP, from the exons ATGGTGTCATCCGAGCCAACAAGCCATGCTGGAGTATATGAAACCACACCCAACCCTTACTACCCACCAAGCAGCTTTATGGCTCCTGGATCTCAACAGCCTCCAGGTTCAATCAACTTAAAAAACCAAGCTCAGGGTGCTCAGAGTGCTCAGCTCTACTTCATCACATCTCCAGGAACCTCTGCTGTCAGTCAACTAGgtcaaagaaatatacaaatgagAAATCCAAGCGTGGGAACAGCAGTAATAAACTTTAAAGAAGAAGCAAAGGCACTAGGG gtaATCCAGATCATGGTTGGATTGATGCACCTTGGTTTTGgaattattttgtgtttaataGTATTCCCTTATGGAAAAGTATTCCGTGTTGCCTCTACTGCTGTTATTAGTGGATACCCATTCTGGGGTGGCCTTTCT TTCATTATCTCGGGCTCTCTCACTGTGTCAGCATCCAAGGAGCTTTCCTCCTGTCTG GTGAAAGGCAGCGTGGGAATGAACATTGTTAGTTCTATCTTTGCCTTCCTTGGAGTGATTCTGCTGGTGGTGGATACGTGCATCCATGGGTTATATCCCGCAGACTACTGGGCCATC CTTTCTGGAAAAGGCATTTCAGGCATGCTGATTATCTTCTCCCTCTTGGAGGTCTGCACAGCTTGTGCCACAGCTTATTTTGCCAACCAAGCAAACACCACGATCAACATG cCTGTCCTGGTTATTCCAAATATGTATGAAAACAACCCTGTGACACCAGCGTCTTCTTCAGCTCCTCCCAGATGCAACAACTACTCTAACGAATGTCCCtag
- the MS4A12 gene encoding membrane-spanning 4-domains subfamily A member 12 isoform X2 yields MVSSEPTSHAGVYETTPNPYYPPSSFMAPGSQQPPGSINLKNQAQGAQSAQLYFITSPGTSAVSQLGQRNIQMRNPSVGTAVINFKEEAKALGFIISGSLTVSASKELSSCLVKGSVGMNIVSSIFAFLGVILLVVDTCIHGLYPADYWAILSGKGISGMLIIFSLLEVCTACATAYFANQANTTINMPVLVIPNMYENNPVTPASSSAPPRCNNYSNECP; encoded by the exons ATGGTGTCATCCGAGCCAACAAGCCATGCTGGAGTATATGAAACCACACCCAACCCTTACTACCCACCAAGCAGCTTTATGGCTCCTGGATCTCAACAGCCTCCAGGTTCAATCAACTTAAAAAACCAAGCTCAGGGTGCTCAGAGTGCTCAGCTCTACTTCATCACATCTCCAGGAACCTCTGCTGTCAGTCAACTAGgtcaaagaaatatacaaatgagAAATCCAAGCGTGGGAACAGCAGTAATAAACTTTAAAGAAGAAGCAAAGGCACTAGGG TTCATTATCTCGGGCTCTCTCACTGTGTCAGCATCCAAGGAGCTTTCCTCCTGTCTG GTGAAAGGCAGCGTGGGAATGAACATTGTTAGTTCTATCTTTGCCTTCCTTGGAGTGATTCTGCTGGTGGTGGATACGTGCATCCATGGGTTATATCCCGCAGACTACTGGGCCATC CTTTCTGGAAAAGGCATTTCAGGCATGCTGATTATCTTCTCCCTCTTGGAGGTCTGCACAGCTTGTGCCACAGCTTATTTTGCCAACCAAGCAAACACCACGATCAACATG cCTGTCCTGGTTATTCCAAATATGTATGAAAACAACCCTGTGACACCAGCGTCTTCTTCAGCTCCTCCCAGATGCAACAACTACTCTAACGAATGTCCCtag